A single window of Pseudophryne corroboree isolate aPseCor3 chromosome 5, aPseCor3.hap2, whole genome shotgun sequence DNA harbors:
- the LRRC61 gene encoding leucine-rich repeat-containing protein 61, producing the protein MESRNSKEQTGDNARITSEMLKSRTGKFDLESILFLKLRGLGLQELGCIGECLNLERLDLSNNHITHLAPLSSLKLMVALNLSCNRISSLEPLASCDSLQVLNVAGNLLCSADSLHCLKGLRRLESIRLRDPVYNLGNPLCANASYRHAVLDTIPSVRVIDGERVTGCGSDLYHLCKDIDSSLKRSISSGAVELAGSIKPWLEEGYWDLKPTHSSIMKETYKQFNDVLRECKELSKRADDAIAQAERALSIRNDTNSYVF; encoded by the coding sequence ATGGAAAGCAGAAACAGCAAAGAGCAGACGGGCGACAATGCCAGGATCACCTCGGAGATGCTGAAGTCTCGGACTGGCAAGTTTGACCTGGAGTCCATCCTCTTCCTGAAGCTGCGTGGCCTGGGCCTGCAGGAGCTGGGCTGTATAGGCGAGTGCCTGAATCTGGAGCGCTTGGACCTGTCCAACAACCACATCACCCACCTGGCTCCCCTGTCCTCCCTGAAGCTGATGGTGGCTCTGAACTTGTCCTGTAACCGGATCTCCTCGCTGGAGCCCCTGGCATCCTGTGACAGCCTGCAGGTCCTGAACGTGGCCGGGAATCTTCTGTGCAGCGCTGACAGCTTGCACTGCCTAAAGGGTCTCCGTAGACTGGAGAGCATCCGCCTGCGGGATCCAGTATACAACCTGGGCAACCCTCTCTGTGCCAACGCCTCGTACAGACACGCCGTCCTGGACACCATCCCTAGCGTCCGAGTGATTGATGGCGAAAGGGTGACCGGCTGTGGCAGTGACCTCTACCACCTGTGCAAGGACATTGATAGTTCCTTAAAGAGGTCTATCAGCAGTGGTGCTGTGGAGCTCGCAGGGTCCATCAAACCTTGGCTGGAAGAAGGATACTGGGACCTGAAGCCAACTCACAGCTCTATCATGAAGGAGACCTACAAGCAGTTTAATGACGTTCTGCGGGAGTGTAAGGAACTGAGCAAGAGAGCGGATGACGCCATCGCGCAGGCGGAGAGAGCTCTCAGCATTAGAAATGACACCAACTCCTATGTGTTCTGA